The Nitrospirota bacterium genome includes a region encoding these proteins:
- a CDS encoding site-specific DNA-methyltransferase — FHLLIALVEEVGFHLAQECFWYNPAKMPMPAEWVTVRRIRIKDSVEYVWWFSKTPWPKASNLRVLKEYSPDMIRLSRRGVRPTVRPSGHVIRDSFDKVEAGGAIPPNVVERELPEESGAPIPEAMLKFGNNAANDDYAKRSKELGLKMHPARFPAALPEFFIKLLTEEDDTVVDPFAGSNTTGVVAESLRRRWTAIERVPEYLEASRVRFERLYKPETQPARVQPGLF, encoded by the coding sequence TTTCCATTTGCTCATCGCTCTTGTCGAAGAGGTGGGCTTTCATTTAGCACAGGAATGCTTCTGGTACAACCCCGCAAAGATGCCGATGCCGGCCGAATGGGTGACAGTTCGGCGGATTCGAATCAAGGATTCTGTGGAGTATGTGTGGTGGTTCTCAAAGACCCCCTGGCCAAAAGCAAGCAATCTGCGGGTTCTGAAAGAATACAGTCCGGACATGATTCGATTGAGCCGCAGGGGTGTACGACCCACGGTACGCCCGTCGGGGCACGTCATCCGGGACTCCTTTGACAAAGTCGAGGCCGGCGGCGCTATTCCCCCCAACGTTGTTGAGAGGGAATTACCAGAAGAATCGGGGGCACCAATTCCAGAAGCAATGCTGAAGTTCGGCAACAACGCCGCTAACGATGATTACGCGAAGCGGAGTAAGGAACTCGGTCTGAAAATGCATCCAGCGCGGTTCCCCGCCGCCCTGCCGGAATTCTTTATTAAGCTCCTGACTGAGGAGGACGATACAGTTGTCGACCCCTTCGCTGGGTCTAATACGACGGGCGTCGTCGCCGAAAGTCTGCGACGCCGGTGGACCGCTATCGAGCGTGTTCCCGAGTATCTGGAAGCAAGTAGGGTGCGGTTCGAACGCCTATACAAGCCAGAGACACAACCCGCGCGAGTACAACCTGGGTTGTTCTGA